AGGGCCTGCATGGCGCGGGGCTGAAAAGGATTGCGCCGCCCGTTGCGCGGCTGCGGAATCTGGCGGCTGTCTTCCCAGGGCACGCGGGCGGGATCAAAGGTGGCGTGCAGCCGGGAGGTGGGGAGGGGAGTAATGGTGGGCATGCGGTTCTTGCTGATTATTGCTGATAAAGTTGATCCAGAATGGCGCGGCCGCCTCTGGATAAAAGCGTTGCTGCCAGGTCCAGGCCCAGTTGGCGCGCCAGCGACGTGTGCCCGCTGACGCTTTCACGCAGGAGCGTACTGCCGTCCACCTGCGCCACCAGGCCTGTGAGGCTCACGGCCTCGTCCGAAAGCAGCCGGGCGTGCCCGGCAATGGGCACCTGGCAGCCGCCGTTGAGACCGGCCAGAAAGCCACGTTCGGCTTCCACGCAGACGCGGGTGGCGGTGTCTTCCAGCTGCGCCAGCAAAGGGAAAAGGTCTGTAGCGTCCTCGCGGCATTCAATGCCCAGCGCGCCCTGACCCACGGCAGGCAGAAAGCGTTCCGGGTCCAGAATCTGGACGTGGGGCGCGTCCAGGCCCAAGCGGCGCAAACCGGCCGTGGCCAGCATGATGGCGTCGTAACGGCCCTCGCGCAGCTTGCGCAGACGCGTGTCCACATTGCCGCGCAGGCTCTCAATGCGCAGGTCGGGCCGCAGGGCCAGCAGTTGGGCCTGACGGCGCAGGCTGCTGGTGCCTACGCAGGCCCTCTGCGGCAGGGCGGCCAAATCGGCATACCGGCAGGAGAGCAGACAATCGGCTGGTTCTTCCCGACGGGGAATGCAGCCCAGGATGAGCCCCGGGGGCAGCTCCATGGGCACGTCCTTAATGCTGTGTACGGCCAGATGCGCCCGACCGTCCAGCAAGGCCTCTTCAATTTCCTTTACAAACAGGCCCTTGCCGCCAACCTTGGCCAAGGGCACGTCCTGGATGACGTCGCCCTTGGTTTTAATGACTTCAAGTTTTACTTCAAGGTCTGGCTGCAGGGCCCGGAGCCGTGCGCTCACGTGCTTGGCCTGCCAGAGGGCCAGCTGGCTGCCGCGGGTGGCGATGACGATGGATGCGCGCATGCCGCCCGCCTAGTGCCCGCAGCTTGCGCAGTTGCCGCCGGAGCACC
This portion of the Desulfovibrio legallii genome encodes:
- the hemC gene encoding hydroxymethylbilane synthase, yielding MRASIVIATRGSQLALWQAKHVSARLRALQPDLEVKLEVIKTKGDVIQDVPLAKVGGKGLFVKEIEEALLDGRAHLAVHSIKDVPMELPPGLILGCIPRREEPADCLLSCRYADLAALPQRACVGTSSLRRQAQLLALRPDLRIESLRGNVDTRLRKLREGRYDAIMLATAGLRRLGLDAPHVQILDPERFLPAVGQGALGIECREDATDLFPLLAQLEDTATRVCVEAERGFLAGLNGGCQVPIAGHARLLSDEAVSLTGLVAQVDGSTLLRESVSGHTSLARQLGLDLAATLLSRGGRAILDQLYQQ